Proteins encoded by one window of Oscillatoria salina IIICB1:
- the asnS gene encoding asparagine--tRNA ligase — MATQRIADILKNGQPDESVTIQGWVRTKRELKNFAFMEVNDGSSMASLQVVLNPQLPNYNDLLKKINTGASVEVTGVLVASQGKGQRIEVQANHLKVYGESDPETYPLQKKRHSFEFLRTIGHLRSRTNTLGAVFRVRNAASNAIHQFFQKKGFLWIHTPLITASDCEGAGELFTVTSLDLKQIPRLDSEEIDFEQDFFGRQAYLTVSGQLEAEVMAMSFKNVYTFGPTFRAENSNTSRHLAEFWMVEPEIAFCDLQGDMDLAEEFLKYIFQYVLENCAEDMEFFNQRIDNTVLATADNIINNDFERITYTEAIALLEKADRKFEFPVEWGADLQSEHERYLAEELFKKPVIVRDYPKGIKAFYMRLNDDDKTVAAMDVLAPKIGEIIGGSQREERLDILEKRIQETEMSPEDLWWYLDLRRYGTVPHAGFGLGFERLVQFMTGMGNIRDVIPFPRTPLSAEF, encoded by the coding sequence ATGGCAACGCAACGCATTGCAGATATTCTCAAAAACGGTCAGCCGGACGAGTCAGTAACCATTCAAGGATGGGTGCGTACCAAACGCGAGTTAAAGAATTTTGCCTTTATGGAAGTTAATGATGGCTCATCAATGGCGAGTCTGCAAGTGGTACTCAATCCCCAGTTGCCAAATTACAACGATTTGCTGAAAAAAATTAATACAGGCGCTTCAGTAGAAGTAACTGGGGTATTAGTTGCTTCCCAAGGAAAAGGACAGCGTATCGAAGTACAAGCCAATCACTTAAAAGTTTACGGCGAATCCGATCCCGAAACCTATCCCTTACAAAAGAAACGCCACTCATTTGAATTTTTGCGTACGATCGGACATTTGCGATCGCGCACAAATACTCTCGGGGCTGTTTTTCGCGTCCGTAACGCCGCTTCTAACGCCATTCATCAATTTTTCCAAAAAAAAGGTTTCTTGTGGATACACACGCCTTTAATCACCGCTAGCGACTGCGAAGGTGCAGGAGAGTTATTTACTGTCACCAGTTTAGATTTAAAGCAAATTCCGCGTCTCGACAGCGAAGAAATTGACTTTGAACAAGACTTCTTTGGACGACAAGCTTATCTTACCGTTAGCGGACAACTCGAAGCCGAAGTAATGGCAATGTCGTTTAAAAATGTTTATACCTTTGGTCCGACATTCCGCGCCGAAAATTCTAACACCTCCCGTCACCTGGCAGAATTTTGGATGGTAGAACCGGAAATAGCTTTCTGCGACTTACAAGGAGATATGGACTTAGCTGAAGAATTCCTCAAGTACATTTTCCAATACGTTCTGGAAAATTGCGCCGAAGACATGGAATTTTTCAACCAGCGTATTGATAATACTGTCCTCGCAACGGCAGATAATATCATCAATAACGACTTCGAGCGGATAACATATACAGAAGCGATCGCGTTACTCGAAAAAGCTGACCGTAAATTTGAGTTTCCCGTCGAGTGGGGAGCCGATTTACAATCAGAACACGAACGCTATTTAGCCGAAGAACTCTTCAAAAAACCAGTCATTGTCAGAGATTATCCAAAAGGGATCAAAGCTTTCTATATGCGTTTAAACGATGACGACAAGACAGTCGCTGCAATGGACGTACTCGCACCCAAAATTGGTGAAATCATCGGCGGTTCCCAACGGGAAGAACGTTTAGATATCTTAGAAAAACGCATCCAAGAAACCGAAATGTCCCCCGAAGATTTATGGTGGTATCTCGATTTACGTCGTTATGGGACAGTACCTCACGCTGGTTTCGGTTTAGGATTCGAGCGCCTGGTACAATTTATGACTGGAATGGGTAATATTCGTGATGTGATTCCTTTCCCCCGTACTCCTTTGAGTGCAGAATTTTAA
- a CDS encoding DUF2203 domain-containing protein: MPRKNSRQPEGNEAELAQTLAEVERSLHALNERYQQVKRDSEIQTQLLQRQQELQQQPRPVRNSPEIKAELAQIQQELDTIELNLESSLFSWDSLKEPFWQAVRFGGLGVVIGWLLKSCAG, encoded by the coding sequence ATGCCTCGAAAAAATTCTCGTCAGCCGGAGGGCAACGAAGCCGAATTAGCACAAACTTTAGCAGAAGTAGAGCGATCGCTGCACGCTCTCAACGAACGCTATCAACAAGTTAAGCGAGACAGCGAAATCCAAACCCAACTTCTTCAGCGTCAGCAGGAACTTCAACAACAACCGCGCCCAGTCCGTAATTCTCCGGAAATTAAAGCCGAATTAGCCCAAATTCAGCAAGAGTTAGACACAATCGAACTAAACTTAGAAAGTAGTCTCTTTAGCTGGGATAGCTTAAAAGAACCATTTTGGCAAGCAGTACGCTTTGGTGGATTGGGAGTAGTTATCGGTTGGCTACTCAAATCTTGTGCAGGTTAA
- a CDS encoding DUF6439 family protein — translation MSQSTQSQLSKTDTLNQFTTIELAQTLAERNAIAPLDWHRLKRNRQAQALQHVSAALVFLLKQQPSEALLHLRQATGWLDRSISAPPCPTHGTKETSN, via the coding sequence ATGTCTCAATCCACTCAGTCTCAGTTATCGAAAACCGATACCCTCAACCAATTTACCACTATTGAACTCGCTCAGACACTAGCCGAACGAAACGCGATCGCTCCTCTAGACTGGCATCGTCTCAAGCGTAATCGCCAAGCACAAGCTTTACAGCACGTTAGTGCTGCTTTAGTCTTTTTGCTCAAACAACAACCCTCAGAGGCGCTGCTACACCTCCGTCAAGCGACAGGATGGCTCGATCGTTCAATTTCCGCACCTCCCTGCCCTACTCACGGCACGAAGGAAACTTCTAACTAA
- a CDS encoding ATP-binding protein encodes MIAISLHRTQGNWGKMSFASTLYLCPVLDLLLAKVPPEWQPEVRLGLQEALVNAAKHGNQLDPSKTVVVEFSVTNDLYSWVISDQGAGFQPHCKCSDSPEELLPEEESESGRGFCILHQIFDQVHWNNQGTKLRLSKQVKSSKRRQPLLS; translated from the coding sequence GTGATCGCAATCTCACTGCATCGGACTCAAGGCAACTGGGGCAAAATGAGCTTCGCATCCACTCTTTATCTTTGTCCAGTTCTAGATTTATTATTGGCAAAGGTTCCTCCAGAATGGCAGCCAGAAGTGCGACTGGGTTTACAAGAAGCCTTGGTAAACGCTGCCAAACATGGGAATCAACTCGACCCCAGTAAGACCGTAGTAGTAGAATTTTCTGTCACCAATGATTTATACTCCTGGGTAATTTCTGACCAAGGTGCGGGCTTTCAACCACACTGCAAGTGTTCTGATTCTCCAGAAGAACTTTTGCCGGAAGAAGAATCAGAAAGCGGTCGCGGCTTCTGCATTCTGCACCAAATTTTCGATCAAGTTCACTGGAACAATCAAGGAACGAAATTAAGGCTTTCTAAACAAGTTAAAAGTAGCAAAAGACGACAACCGCTATTGAGTTAG
- the rlmD gene encoding 23S rRNA (uracil(1939)-C(5))-methyltransferase RlmD, which translates to MKFVKKKLKNYPREEILASDWQQGGLVEVEIADLSDRGDGVGRYGEIVVFVPDTVRGDRALVRLVRVKPKYAFGKLDKLLTASPHRIRPRCIVADKCGGCQWQHVSDEFQQQAKRNQVVQALARIGGFSEPFVAPILTGEASLGYRNKATYPLAKSSSGKVQAGYYRRNTHLLVNLNQCPVQDPRLNPLLAEVKKDIQERGWSIYDEKSHQGQLRHLSLRIGRHTGEILLTLVSTEKNLPGIARQAEDWMQRYPELVGVCLNLQRSRTNVIFGQDTICIAGQPSLAEKFANLNLQLRPETFFQINTEAAEALLAKIIEMLNLQGKELLVDAYCGIGTFTLPLAKRVKEAIAIEVQAAAVEQAQRNAENNGINNVKFKVGKVEDLLSQISAIPDIILLDPPRQGCDRAVLETLLQIKPKRIVYISCKPATLARDLQLLCQKGDYQLTYVQPADFFPQTSHIEAAAFLELSD; encoded by the coding sequence ATGAAGTTTGTTAAGAAAAAACTGAAAAACTATCCTCGTGAGGAAATCTTGGCTTCTGATTGGCAACAAGGTGGTTTAGTTGAAGTGGAGATCGCGGACTTAAGCGATCGCGGTGATGGTGTGGGACGTTATGGCGAGATCGTCGTATTTGTCCCGGATACTGTTCGAGGCGATCGCGCTTTGGTTCGTTTAGTTCGCGTTAAACCTAAATACGCTTTTGGTAAACTAGACAAACTATTGACGGCTTCTCCTCACCGAATACGTCCTCGCTGTATCGTGGCTGACAAATGCGGTGGTTGTCAATGGCAGCACGTTAGCGATGAATTTCAACAACAAGCCAAGCGTAACCAGGTTGTCCAAGCTTTAGCAAGAATTGGCGGTTTCTCTGAGCCTTTTGTTGCCCCAATTTTAACGGGTGAGGCGAGTTTAGGCTACCGCAACAAAGCTACCTATCCTCTCGCTAAATCTAGTAGCGGCAAAGTTCAAGCGGGTTATTATCGTCGCAATACTCATTTATTGGTTAACTTAAATCAATGTCCAGTCCAAGATCCCCGCTTAAATCCGCTTTTGGCAGAAGTCAAAAAAGACATCCAGGAGCGCGGTTGGTCGATTTATGACGAAAAAAGTCATCAAGGGCAGTTACGACACCTCTCGCTGCGTATTGGCAGGCATACAGGGGAAATTTTATTAACGCTGGTATCTACTGAGAAAAATTTACCGGGGATCGCTCGGCAAGCTGAAGACTGGATGCAACGCTATCCGGAATTAGTCGGAGTTTGTCTCAATCTCCAGCGATCGCGCACCAATGTTATTTTTGGTCAAGACACAATTTGTATCGCAGGTCAACCTTCTTTAGCAGAAAAATTTGCCAATCTTAACTTGCAACTGCGTCCCGAAACATTTTTCCAAATCAATACCGAAGCCGCCGAAGCCTTATTAGCAAAAATAATCGAGATGCTCAATTTACAGGGAAAAGAGTTATTAGTCGATGCTTATTGCGGGATCGGCACATTTACCTTACCCTTAGCAAAACGAGTCAAAGAAGCGATCGCGATCGAAGTCCAAGCCGCAGCCGTCGAACAAGCCCAGCGTAACGCTGAGAATAATGGCATTAACAACGTTAAATTTAAGGTAGGAAAAGTAGAAGACTTATTATCGCAAATATCAGCGATCCCCGACATAATTTTACTAGATCCACCAAGACAAGGATGCGATCGCGCCGTTCTCGAAACCCTCTTACAAATCAAACCCAAGCGTATTGTCTACATTAGCTGCAAACCAGCCACTCTCGCCCGGGACCTGCAATTACTCTGTCAAAAAGGCGACTACCAGTTAACTTACGTCCAACCTGCTGACTTCTTTCCTCAAACCTCCCACATCGAAGCTGCGGCTTTTCTCGAGTTAAGCGATTAG
- a CDS encoding allophycocyanin subunit alpha-B: MSVVSQVILQADDELRYPSSGELKSIKEFLNTGSQRMRIAETLAENEKKIVEQASKELWKRRPDFIAPGGNAYGSRQRSLCIRDYGWYLRLITYGILAGDKGPIEKIGLIGVREMYNALNVPVPGMVEAIRCLKEASLGLLSTDDAKEAEPYFDYIIQSMS, translated from the coding sequence ATGAGCGTAGTTAGTCAAGTTATTCTTCAAGCCGACGACGAACTCCGATACCCCAGTAGCGGAGAACTAAAAAGCATCAAAGAGTTCCTCAATACAGGTTCTCAACGGATGCGAATCGCCGAGACATTGGCGGAAAATGAGAAAAAGATTGTCGAACAGGCGAGTAAAGAACTCTGGAAACGCCGTCCAGATTTCATTGCACCCGGTGGAAATGCCTACGGTTCCCGTCAGCGATCGCTGTGTATCAGGGATTATGGCTGGTATTTACGCCTAATTACCTACGGGATTCTCGCTGGCGATAAAGGACCAATCGAAAAAATTGGTTTAATTGGCGTACGCGAGATGTATAACGCCCTCAATGTACCTGTTCCAGGTATGGTGGAAGCGATTCGTTGTTTAAAAGAAGCTTCTCTGGGTTTACTCAGTACCGATGATGCGAAAGAAGCAGAACCCTACTTCGATTACATCATCCAATCCATGTCTTAA